From the genome of Streptomyces sp. NBC_00659, one region includes:
- a CDS encoding phytoene desaturase family protein, producing MPVHEGYDAVIVGGGHNGLVAAAYLARAGRSVLVLERLGNTGGAAVSTRPFAGVDARLSRYSYLVSLLPRKIVRDLGLDFRVRGRTVSSYTPVERDGRPTGLLVGGGERRTREAFARLTGSDREYEAWQRFYGMTGRVAKNVFPTLTEPLPTREELRARVDDEEAWRILFEEPVGTAVEEYFADDLVRGVVLTDALIGTFADAHDPSLRQNRCFLYHVIGGGTGAWDVPVGGMGALTDAITGAARAAGAVITTGHEVLRIDTDGESAEVTYRTADGEGVVAARHVLVNASPQELAHLTGDEPPTPAEGAQLKVNMLLKRLPRLRDTSVDPREAFSGTFHIAEGYEQLAAAHAQAAAGELPAAPPSEIYCHSLTDPSILGRDLVERGYQTLTLFGLHTPARLFERDNDAVREELLKSTLAQLDAHLAEPLADCLATDADGRPCIEAKTPLDLERDLRLPGGNIFHRDLAFPYTQEGTGRWGVETRHANVLLCGAGAVRGGGVSGVPGHNAAKAVLESLGREA from the coding sequence ATGCCTGTACACGAGGGATATGACGCCGTGATCGTCGGCGGAGGCCACAACGGACTGGTCGCCGCCGCCTATCTGGCGCGGGCCGGGCGGTCCGTGCTGGTGCTGGAGCGCCTGGGGAACACCGGTGGCGCCGCCGTGTCCACCCGGCCGTTCGCCGGGGTCGACGCGCGGCTGTCGCGCTACTCGTACCTGGTCAGCCTGCTGCCCCGGAAGATCGTGCGGGACCTGGGTCTCGACTTCCGGGTCCGGGGCCGGACGGTCTCCTCGTACACCCCCGTCGAGCGCGACGGACGGCCCACCGGACTGCTCGTCGGCGGCGGCGAGCGGCGCACCCGCGAGGCGTTCGCCCGGCTGACGGGTTCGGACCGCGAGTACGAGGCGTGGCAGCGCTTCTACGGGATGACCGGCCGCGTCGCGAAGAACGTGTTCCCGACGCTCACCGAACCGCTGCCCACCCGCGAGGAGTTGAGGGCGCGCGTCGACGACGAGGAGGCCTGGAGGATCCTGTTCGAGGAGCCGGTCGGCACGGCCGTCGAGGAATACTTCGCCGACGACCTCGTGCGCGGAGTCGTCCTCACCGACGCCCTCATCGGCACCTTCGCCGACGCCCACGACCCGTCACTGCGGCAGAACCGCTGCTTCCTCTACCACGTGATCGGCGGCGGCACGGGAGCCTGGGACGTGCCCGTCGGCGGGATGGGCGCCCTCACCGACGCGATCACCGGCGCCGCACGCGCCGCGGGCGCCGTGATCACCACCGGCCACGAGGTGCTGCGGATCGACACGGACGGCGAGTCCGCCGAGGTCACCTACCGGACGGCCGACGGCGAGGGAGTCGTAGCGGCCCGTCACGTCCTGGTGAACGCCTCGCCGCAGGAGCTCGCGCACCTCACCGGAGACGAGCCGCCCACTCCCGCCGAGGGCGCCCAGCTCAAGGTGAACATGCTGCTCAAGCGGCTGCCGAGGCTCCGCGACACCTCCGTCGACCCGCGCGAGGCATTCTCCGGGACCTTCCACATCGCGGAGGGCTACGAGCAGCTCGCGGCCGCCCACGCGCAGGCCGCGGCCGGTGAGCTGCCCGCCGCGCCGCCCTCCGAGATCTACTGCCACTCGCTCACCGATCCCAGCATCCTCGGCCGGGACCTGGTCGAGCGGGGATACCAGACCCTCACGCTCTTCGGTCTCCACACGCCGGCCCGGCTCTTCGAGCGGGACAACGACGCCGTACGCGAGGAGTTGCTGAAGTCGACGCTGGCCCAGCTCGACGCGCACCTCGCCGAGCCGCTCGCCGACTGTCTGGCCACCGACGCGGACGGCCGCCCGTGCATCGAGGCGAAGACCCCGCTCGACCTGGAACGGGACCTGCGCCTGCCGGGCGGCAACATCTTCCACCGCGACCTCGCCTTCCCCTACACGCAGGAGGGCACGGGCCGCTGGGGCGTGGAGACCCGGCACGCGAACGTGCTGCTGTGCGGGGCGGGCGCGGTACGCGGCGGCGGGGTGAGCGGGGTGCCGGGCCACAACGCCGCGAAGGCCGTACTGGAGTCACTGGGCCGGGAAGCCTAG
- a CDS encoding RNA polymerase sigma factor has protein sequence MDEALLRSLTPSVLAVLVRRGADFAAAEDAVQDALVEAVRVWPDDEPRDPKGWLVTVAWRRFLDATRADTARRRREDLVDEEPAPGPASAVDDTLQLYFLCAHPSLTPSSAVALTLRAVGGLTTRQIAQAYLVPEATMAQRISRAKRTVSGVRFDRNGDVATVLRVLYLVFNEGYSGDVDLVAEAIRLTRRLAAQVDHPEVAGLLALMLLHHARRAARTAPDGSLVPLAEQDRGRWDTRVIAEGVAILQAALARDRLGEFQAQAAIAALHADALTAEETDWVQIVEWYDELARLTDSPVVRLNRAVAVGEADGPRAGLAALAELDDSLPRHTAVAAYLHERDGDLVKAARLYAEAARKAPDLAERDHLTRQAARLNTLRPR, from the coding sequence CTGGACGAGGCCCTGCTCCGGAGCCTCACACCGAGTGTGCTGGCCGTCCTCGTCCGCCGCGGAGCCGACTTCGCGGCGGCCGAGGACGCCGTGCAGGACGCGCTCGTCGAGGCCGTCCGTGTCTGGCCGGACGACGAGCCGCGCGACCCCAAGGGCTGGCTGGTCACCGTGGCCTGGCGCCGCTTCCTCGACGCGACCCGGGCGGACACCGCCCGCCGCCGGCGCGAGGACCTCGTCGACGAGGAGCCGGCGCCGGGACCCGCGTCCGCGGTGGACGACACGCTCCAGCTCTACTTCCTGTGCGCCCATCCCTCGCTCACACCGTCCTCCGCGGTCGCGCTCACCCTGCGCGCCGTCGGCGGGCTCACCACCCGCCAGATCGCCCAGGCCTATCTGGTGCCCGAGGCGACCATGGCGCAGCGCATCAGCCGTGCCAAGCGCACCGTCTCCGGCGTGCGCTTCGACCGGAACGGTGACGTCGCCACCGTGCTGCGCGTCCTCTACCTGGTCTTCAACGAGGGCTACTCCGGCGATGTCGACCTCGTCGCCGAGGCCATCCGGCTCACCCGCCGGCTCGCGGCCCAGGTCGACCACCCCGAGGTGGCGGGGCTGCTCGCCCTCATGCTGCTCCACCACGCCCGGCGCGCCGCCCGGACCGCGCCCGACGGCAGTCTGGTGCCGCTGGCCGAGCAGGACCGCGGCCGGTGGGACACCCGGGTCATCGCCGAGGGCGTCGCGATCCTCCAGGCGGCCCTCGCCCGCGACCGGCTGGGCGAGTTCCAGGCCCAGGCCGCCATCGCGGCACTCCACGCCGACGCCCTCACCGCCGAGGAGACCGACTGGGTCCAGATCGTCGAGTGGTACGACGAGCTGGCGCGCCTGACCGACAGCCCCGTCGTCCGGCTCAACCGCGCGGTGGCCGTAGGCGAGGCCGACGGACCGCGTGCAGGACTCGCCGCGCTCGCGGAGCTGGACGATTCCCTGCCCCGCCACACCGCGGTGGCCGCGTACCTCCACGAGCGCGACGGTGACCTGGTGAAGGCGGCACGGCTGTACGCGGAGGCGGCGCGCAAGGCACCCGACCTGGCCGAGCGGGACCATCTGACACGCCAGGCCGCCCGCCTCAACACCCTTCGGCCGCGCTGA
- a CDS encoding YciI family protein, with protein MAKYLLLKHYRGAPAAVNDVPMDQWKPEEITAHVQYMNDFAARLEKTGEFVDGQALAPEGQWVRYDGEGRPPVTDGPFAETKDLIAGWMVIDVDSPERAVELAGELSAAPGAGGEPIHEWLEVRPFLTAHHKVTE; from the coding sequence ATGGCCAAGTACCTGCTGCTCAAGCACTACCGGGGCGCCCCGGCCGCGGTCAACGACGTACCCATGGACCAGTGGAAGCCGGAGGAGATCACGGCCCACGTGCAGTACATGAACGACTTCGCGGCCCGGCTGGAGAAGACCGGCGAGTTCGTCGACGGCCAGGCGCTCGCCCCCGAGGGCCAGTGGGTCCGGTACGACGGCGAGGGCCGCCCGCCGGTCACCGACGGCCCGTTCGCCGAGACCAAGGACCTCATCGCCGGCTGGATGGTGATCGACGTCGACAGCCCCGAGCGCGCCGTCGAGCTGGCCGGGGAACTGTCGGCCGCCCCCGGCGCGGGCGGCGAACCGATCCACGAGTGGCTCGAGGTGCGTCCGTTCCTGACCGCCCACCACAAGGTCACGGAGTGA
- a CDS encoding serine/threonine-protein kinase produces the protein MAESRLIQGRYRLLDPIGRGGMGEVWRARDESLGRQVAVKCLKPLGPHHDPSFTRVLRERFRREARVAAALQHRGVTVVHDFGESDGVLYLVMELLEGHNLGQLLEENRQPLAVDEVVDIADQVTAALAYTHQQSIVHRDLKPANIMRLTDGTVKICDFGIARLGHDIGFTSRLTGTGVAMGTPHYMSPEQISGSEVDQRSDLYSFGCVLYEIATGAPPFDLGDAWAILVGHRDTVPEPPRSHRADIPEYLERIILDLLAKQPEQRPQDARELARRITAGRTTPMYVPTMVAPAPPHPAPERHATAPRFPSPPDGGPSRAPRLPSWTQGMTTGHKATGAGWRGTPPDASAGLTGEWTARPSTVVPPLPGRGERPAPAAEPVTALAGRHNTGLSLGRLGRWTEAGEVHRSVAAERERLLGPDHPDTLASRYEVGFTLSRTGHPGEALGEYAHVAQARERVFGVDHPDTLAARQEMAYVLGQLGRHVEAHQAYTSVLAARERAMGPDHPDTLRCRHNLAFNLSRLGRLEDSYRMAAEVAAARARVLGPAHPDTLVTRYEVAYALGQLGRWPEALHTYQEVAAARAGALGPDHEDTLAARYEVGISLGRLGRSAQALELYRSLVADRTRAQGASHPETLRARHGLGVNLGRLGRWEEALTEARDVCAIRERALGAGHPDTLVSRREVAVGLGWLGRWADALTEYRRVASARERVLGADHPDTLASRTDEAHCLEQLGRGQEAAELYRRVAALRQRRAATGR, from the coding sequence ATGGCGGAGAGCAGGCTGATCCAGGGCCGGTACCGGCTCCTCGATCCGATCGGGCGCGGCGGCATGGGCGAGGTGTGGCGGGCGCGGGACGAGTCGCTGGGCCGCCAGGTGGCCGTCAAGTGCCTGAAGCCGCTCGGCCCGCACCACGACCCGTCCTTCACCCGCGTCCTGCGTGAACGCTTCCGGCGCGAGGCCAGGGTCGCGGCGGCTCTGCAGCACCGCGGAGTGACCGTCGTCCACGACTTCGGCGAGTCCGACGGGGTGCTGTACCTGGTGATGGAACTGCTGGAGGGACACAACCTCGGCCAGTTGCTGGAGGAGAACCGGCAGCCGCTCGCGGTCGACGAAGTCGTCGACATCGCCGACCAGGTGACCGCCGCGCTCGCCTACACCCACCAGCAGAGCATCGTGCACCGTGACCTGAAGCCGGCGAACATCATGCGGCTGACGGACGGCACCGTGAAGATCTGCGACTTCGGCATCGCCCGGCTCGGCCACGACATAGGGTTCACCTCGCGGCTCACCGGCACCGGCGTCGCGATGGGCACCCCGCACTACATGTCGCCGGAACAGATCAGCGGCTCGGAGGTCGACCAGCGCAGCGACCTCTACTCCTTCGGGTGCGTGCTCTACGAGATCGCCACCGGAGCCCCGCCGTTCGACCTCGGCGACGCCTGGGCCATCCTCGTCGGCCACCGCGACACCGTGCCCGAGCCGCCCCGCAGCCACCGGGCCGACATCCCCGAGTACCTGGAGCGGATCATCCTCGACCTGCTCGCCAAACAGCCCGAGCAGCGCCCGCAGGACGCCCGCGAACTCGCCCGCCGCATCACCGCCGGGCGCACCACGCCGATGTACGTGCCGACCATGGTCGCCCCGGCCCCGCCGCACCCTGCCCCCGAACGGCACGCCACGGCACCGCGGTTCCCGTCCCCGCCCGATGGAGGGCCCTCCCGCGCACCCCGGCTGCCGTCCTGGACCCAGGGCATGACCACCGGCCACAAGGCCACCGGCGCGGGATGGCGCGGCACCCCGCCCGACGCCTCCGCCGGACTCACCGGCGAGTGGACCGCCCGCCCCTCCACCGTCGTCCCGCCCCTCCCCGGTCGCGGCGAACGACCCGCTCCCGCGGCGGAGCCGGTCACCGCGCTGGCCGGGCGGCACAACACCGGACTGAGCCTCGGACGGCTCGGCCGGTGGACCGAGGCGGGCGAGGTGCACCGCTCGGTCGCCGCCGAACGGGAGCGACTGCTCGGGCCCGACCACCCGGACACGCTCGCCAGCCGGTACGAGGTCGGCTTCACCCTCAGCCGCACCGGGCACCCCGGCGAAGCGCTCGGCGAGTACGCGCATGTCGCCCAGGCCAGAGAGCGGGTGTTCGGCGTCGACCACCCCGACACCTTGGCCGCGAGACAGGAAATGGCCTATGTGCTGGGCCAGTTGGGACGCCACGTCGAGGCGCACCAGGCCTACACGTCGGTCCTCGCCGCCCGCGAGCGCGCGATGGGCCCCGATCATCCCGACACCCTGCGCTGCCGCCACAACCTGGCCTTCAACCTCAGCAGGCTCGGACGCCTGGAGGACTCGTACCGGATGGCGGCCGAGGTCGCCGCGGCCCGGGCCCGGGTGCTCGGCCCGGCCCACCCGGACACGCTCGTCACCCGCTACGAAGTCGCCTACGCACTCGGCCAGTTGGGGCGCTGGCCCGAGGCGCTGCACACCTATCAGGAGGTGGCGGCGGCTCGTGCGGGGGCGCTCGGCCCCGACCACGAGGACACCCTCGCCGCCCGCTACGAGGTGGGCATCAGCCTGGGCAGACTCGGCCGCAGCGCGCAGGCGCTGGAGCTGTACCGCTCACTCGTCGCCGACCGCACCCGCGCCCAGGGCGCCTCCCATCCCGAGACCCTGCGCGCCCGGCACGGACTCGGCGTGAACCTCGGCCGGCTGGGCCGCTGGGAGGAGGCCCTCACCGAGGCCCGTGACGTGTGCGCCATCCGTGAGCGCGCTCTCGGGGCCGGCCACCCCGACACCCTCGTCAGCCGCCGCGAGGTCGCCGTCGGACTCGGCTGGCTCGGGCGCTGGGCCGACGCCCTCACCGAGTACCGGCGTGTCGCGTCCGCCCGCGAGCGGGTGCTCGGGGCCGACCATCCCGACACCCTCGCGAGCCGCACCGACGAGGCGCACTGCCTGGAGCAGCTCGGGCGCGGACAGGAAGCGGCGGAGCTGTACCGCAGGGTGGCCGCACTGCGGCAGCGGCGGGCGGCCACGGGGCGCTGA
- a CDS encoding TetR/AcrR family transcriptional regulator → MAEQRVERERRGPGRPRQEHVTAAVLDAVVALVTESGMGALTMDAVAARAGVSKPAMYRRWPTKQDLVIAAAESRIGSLSVPDMGDFRAELRAVLTARMEAYRQPGVARLLAGMIGTAAEADAEPAAYRAYTARVMSETRHLLERGVARGEVRPDIDPGDAATLVAAPLVFRMIAEQRLPDAALVDSMVDMIGRAVATRP, encoded by the coding sequence ATGGCGGAACAGCGGGTGGAGCGCGAGCGGAGGGGGCCGGGACGGCCGCGGCAGGAACACGTCACCGCGGCGGTGCTGGACGCCGTCGTGGCACTGGTCACGGAGAGCGGCATGGGCGCGCTCACCATGGACGCCGTCGCGGCCCGCGCCGGGGTCAGCAAGCCGGCGATGTACCGGCGCTGGCCCACCAAGCAGGACCTCGTCATCGCCGCCGCCGAGTCGCGGATCGGGTCGCTGAGCGTGCCGGACATGGGTGACTTCCGCGCCGAGCTGCGGGCCGTCCTGACGGCGCGCATGGAGGCGTACCGGCAGCCCGGCGTCGCCCGCCTGCTCGCCGGGATGATCGGCACCGCCGCCGAGGCGGATGCCGAGCCCGCCGCCTACCGCGCCTACACGGCCCGGGTGATGAGCGAGACGCGGCACCTGCTGGAACGCGGTGTCGCCCGTGGCGAGGTACGGCCCGACATCGATCCGGGGGACGCCGCGACCCTCGTGGCGGCCCCACTGGTCTTCCGGATGATCGCGGAACAGCGACTGCCCGACGCGGCGCTCGTCGACTCGATGGTGGACATGATCGGCCGGGCGGTGGCCACCCGGCCGTGA
- a CDS encoding TetR/AcrR family transcriptional regulator: MPYRKTPSEVRRLEAAREHLVACATAVVAEVGWAQASVTAVAGSAGISAGSVYQHFPSKAALAVEVFRRAAGREVEVLGAVLDGEGDPVERLARGIEVFARRALENRGLAYALLAAPAEAAVGAERLEFRRRYRALFATVVHQGMAAGLLPAQNGAITAAALTGAIGEVLVDPLGAPSEHTADELLAELTAMALRCAGAPAAARSLSGEP, translated from the coding sequence ATGCCCTACCGCAAGACGCCTTCCGAGGTCCGCCGGCTGGAAGCCGCCCGAGAGCACCTCGTCGCCTGCGCGACGGCGGTCGTCGCCGAGGTGGGCTGGGCGCAGGCCTCGGTGACCGCGGTCGCCGGCTCGGCGGGAATCTCGGCCGGCTCGGTGTACCAGCACTTCCCCTCCAAGGCGGCACTCGCCGTGGAGGTGTTCCGGCGCGCCGCCGGACGGGAGGTGGAGGTGCTCGGCGCGGTACTGGACGGCGAGGGCGACCCTGTCGAGCGACTCGCCCGCGGGATCGAGGTGTTCGCGCGCAGGGCCCTGGAGAACCGTGGTCTGGCCTACGCCCTGCTCGCCGCACCTGCCGAGGCCGCGGTGGGCGCCGAACGCCTTGAATTCCGGCGCCGCTACCGCGCGTTGTTCGCCACGGTGGTGCACCAGGGCATGGCGGCGGGTCTGCTCCCCGCCCAGAACGGCGCGATCACCGCCGCGGCGCTCACCGGCGCGATCGGTGAGGTTCTCGTGGACCCGCTCGGCGCCCCGTCCGAGCACACCGCCGACGAGCTCCTCGCGGAGCTCACCGCCATGGCCCTGCGGTGCGCGGGCGCCCCCGCCGCCGCCCGGAGCCTGTCCGGCGAACCTTAG
- a CDS encoding isovaleryl-CoA dehydrogenase — MSVTTTAHSRPTAVTHEVTNQPPPLTGHDAAADPVLLEGVNREGASWHLEDLHRFGRYVGSAEAQTWADQANRHEPELRTHDRYGHRVDEVEFHPAYHSLMDASVSAGLAGAAWADNRSGAHVARAAGFMLATTLEAGHLCPVSMTYAVVPALRHSPELAKTYEPLLTSRVYEPGLRTPAEKPGLLAGMGMTEKQGGSDVRANTTTATGQSDGTWRLRGHKWFTSAPMNDLFLVLAQAPGGLSCFLVPRVLPDGSRNTFRVQRLKDKLGNRSNASSEPEFDDTVAWLVGAEGKGVRTIIEMVTMTRLDCVLGSAAGTRAALAQAAHHARHRSVFGAKLIDQPLMRNVLADLALESEAATTLALRLAGAADRAQRGDGRERAFLRLATAVGKYWVCKRQPAAVAEALECLGGNGYDEASGMPRLYREAPLNSIWEGSGNVSALDMLRALTREPDSLEAFRAEIEAATGADARFDAAWRELRGELVLTEDAPLRARRVAERAALVLQASLLVRHAPPAVADAFCASRLAGDRGLAFGTLPPGADFAGVLNRLPA, encoded by the coding sequence ATGTCCGTGACCACCACGGCGCACAGCCGTCCCACCGCCGTGACGCACGAAGTGACCAACCAGCCACCGCCGTTGACAGGTCACGACGCCGCGGCAGACCCCGTGCTGCTCGAAGGCGTGAACCGCGAGGGGGCTTCCTGGCACCTCGAGGACCTCCACCGGTTCGGCCGGTACGTCGGCAGCGCCGAGGCCCAGACCTGGGCCGACCAGGCCAACCGTCACGAGCCGGAACTGCGCACCCACGACCGCTACGGCCACCGCGTGGACGAGGTCGAGTTCCACCCCGCGTACCACTCGCTGATGGACGCCTCCGTGAGCGCGGGCCTCGCCGGCGCCGCCTGGGCCGACAACCGTTCCGGCGCCCATGTCGCCCGGGCAGCGGGCTTCATGCTGGCCACGACGCTGGAGGCCGGCCATCTGTGCCCCGTCTCCATGACGTACGCGGTGGTCCCCGCCCTGCGCCACTCCCCCGAGCTCGCCAAGACCTACGAGCCCCTGCTCACCAGCCGCGTCTACGAACCCGGACTGCGCACCCCGGCCGAGAAGCCCGGCCTGCTCGCCGGGATGGGCATGACCGAGAAGCAGGGCGGCAGCGACGTACGCGCCAACACCACCACCGCGACCGGGCAGAGCGACGGCACCTGGCGGCTGCGCGGGCACAAGTGGTTCACCAGCGCCCCCATGAACGACCTGTTCCTCGTCCTCGCGCAGGCACCCGGCGGGCTCTCCTGCTTCCTGGTCCCGCGGGTGCTGCCCGACGGCAGCCGCAACACCTTCCGCGTCCAGCGGCTCAAGGACAAGCTCGGCAACCGCTCCAACGCCAGCAGCGAGCCCGAGTTCGACGACACCGTGGCCTGGCTCGTCGGCGCCGAGGGCAAGGGCGTGCGCACCATCATCGAGATGGTGACCATGACCCGCCTGGACTGTGTGCTCGGCTCCGCCGCCGGTACCCGCGCGGCCCTCGCCCAGGCCGCCCATCACGCCCGTCACCGCTCCGTGTTCGGCGCCAAGCTGATCGACCAGCCGCTCATGCGCAACGTCCTCGCCGATCTGGCACTGGAGTCGGAGGCCGCGACCACCCTCGCCCTGCGGCTGGCCGGCGCCGCGGACCGGGCCCAGCGCGGCGACGGCCGGGAGCGCGCCTTCCTGCGCCTGGCCACGGCCGTCGGAAAGTACTGGGTGTGCAAGCGCCAGCCCGCCGCCGTCGCCGAGGCCCTCGAATGCCTCGGCGGCAACGGCTACGACGAGGCGTCCGGCATGCCCCGGCTGTACCGCGAGGCCCCGCTCAACAGCATCTGGGAGGGCTCCGGCAACGTCAGCGCCCTCGACATGCTGCGCGCCCTCACGCGGGAGCCCGACTCGCTGGAGGCGTTCCGCGCGGAGATCGAGGCGGCGACCGGCGCCGACGCACGATTCGACGCCGCCTGGCGGGAGCTGCGGGGCGAGCTCGTCCTCACGGAGGACGCGCCCCTGCGCGCGCGCCGGGTCGCCGAACGGGCCGCCCTCGTCCTCCAGGCATCCCTGCTCGTCCGCCACGCACCGCCCGCGGTGGCCGACGCCTTCTGCGCGTCACGGCTGGCCGGAGACCGGGGGCTGGCGTTCGGAACGCTGCCGCCGGGGGCGGATTTCGCGGGGGTGCTGAACCGGCTTCCGGCCTGA
- a CDS encoding ATP-grasp domain-containing protein — protein sequence MPRLAASYDLHVLWIPSGDDVQDDARREVFSAHCTHSTLPTYDNAHAGIVSFARDWRPDGIVGFSELVVTAVHTAALELGLPSNSEQSLTALQDKHAQRQAMAKAGVPVPRFARVSSASDLHQAVAEVRTPSILKPAAGVGSMATYRVTEGTDLSALWDAASADYLGDPRGSGSPDFVLEELLIGEAWHDDDRYGPYASVESVVADGIVHNLSVTDKFTLTEPFRENGGIMPSMLPDDVSALVLGTASQAIRAMGITNSAVHTEIMFTADGPRVIEVNSRIGGGVTEMLHHCYGYDVVDAMAAVATGAPVPELGPLRRYSAFHCPQAPAADVVLASVPSLEDLRAWESVEDVQMTYRVGDRPQWERGTKGGTLVRIVASASTAEELLDLAEYLASDKAFTFAPGNTNAEA from the coding sequence GTGCCACGCCTGGCCGCGTCCTACGACCTGCACGTCTTATGGATCCCCAGTGGAGACGACGTCCAGGACGATGCCAGGAGGGAGGTGTTCTCCGCCCACTGCACACACTCCACGCTGCCGACGTACGACAACGCACATGCCGGCATCGTGAGTTTTGCCCGGGATTGGCGACCGGACGGCATAGTCGGCTTCAGCGAGTTGGTGGTGACCGCCGTCCACACCGCCGCACTGGAACTGGGACTGCCGTCCAACTCGGAGCAGTCGCTGACCGCCCTGCAGGACAAACATGCCCAGCGGCAGGCCATGGCGAAGGCCGGCGTGCCGGTGCCCCGCTTCGCCCGTGTCAGCTCTGCCTCCGATCTTCATCAGGCGGTCGCCGAAGTGCGCACCCCATCGATCTTGAAGCCTGCCGCGGGTGTCGGCAGCATGGCAACGTATCGAGTGACAGAAGGCACCGATCTCAGCGCACTGTGGGATGCGGCTTCCGCCGACTACCTAGGTGACCCACGCGGAAGCGGATCACCAGACTTCGTTCTGGAAGAGCTGCTGATAGGTGAAGCGTGGCACGACGACGATCGCTACGGACCCTATGCCAGTGTGGAATCTGTCGTGGCTGACGGGATTGTCCACAATCTGTCCGTTACTGATAAATTCACCTTGACGGAGCCGTTCCGGGAGAACGGCGGCATCATGCCGTCAATGCTGCCGGACGATGTGAGTGCGCTCGTCCTGGGAACTGCGTCGCAGGCAATTCGCGCTATGGGCATAACTAATTCTGCCGTGCACACAGAAATCATGTTCACGGCAGATGGTCCGCGTGTCATCGAGGTCAACAGCCGCATCGGCGGCGGCGTCACGGAAATGCTGCACCATTGCTACGGATACGACGTCGTCGATGCGATGGCGGCGGTTGCCACTGGTGCCCCCGTGCCCGAACTGGGTCCGCTGCGGCGTTACTCGGCATTCCACTGCCCTCAAGCGCCGGCTGCGGATGTTGTGCTGGCGTCGGTTCCTTCTCTCGAGGACCTGAGAGCCTGGGAATCTGTTGAGGATGTTCAGATGACATACCGGGTCGGTGACCGTCCTCAGTGGGAACGCGGTACGAAGGGCGGCACCCTCGTGCGTATCGTGGCCAGCGCAAGCACTGCGGAAGAACTGCTGGATCTGGCTGAATACCTGGCTTCAGACAAGGCATTCACTTTCGCGCCCGGTAATACGAACGCGGAGGCGTAA
- the alr gene encoding alanine racemase, giving the protein MHRAELTLDLAAVEHNVETLTKVLDGTALWAVVKANAYGHGALPVAEAALRAGAEALCVATIQEGLALRQCFSSARIIVMGPVSVEDVSVASHAGLECVAHSRESIPMLQGRVKIHLKLNTGMNRWGEERLPQPLPAGTVGVMSHFAHAYADADYTAEQTARFLDRFAYLPGVTKHIANSAATLLFPHTRLDAARCGTALLGMSPLEGVRPEELDLRPTLRWTSYIAQSRRLLPGESVGYGCGFTATRRLYMGVIPVGYGDGFSKRLSRSHVLVGDKPAPVTGVVAMDAIAVTLDRHVPAGTPVTLIGDGLSFEDHARAAGVTNLELATGISADPRRVRRRTIHQAGRTLTSAQALS; this is encoded by the coding sequence ATGCACCGCGCGGAGTTAACACTTGATCTCGCTGCGGTGGAACACAATGTGGAGACACTGACCAAAGTCCTGGACGGGACAGCTCTCTGGGCCGTAGTCAAAGCCAACGCCTACGGGCACGGTGCTCTTCCTGTAGCAGAGGCCGCCCTGCGAGCCGGAGCAGAAGCCTTGTGCGTAGCGACGATCCAGGAGGGTCTTGCGCTGCGTCAGTGTTTCTCCTCTGCACGCATCATTGTGATGGGTCCGGTCTCTGTTGAGGATGTTTCCGTCGCCAGCCATGCCGGCCTGGAGTGCGTGGCGCACAGTCGGGAATCAATTCCCATGCTGCAAGGCCGTGTCAAAATTCATCTGAAGTTGAACACCGGAATGAACCGGTGGGGAGAAGAAAGACTTCCGCAACCGCTTCCCGCAGGAACGGTCGGGGTGATGAGTCATTTCGCTCACGCATATGCTGATGCGGACTACACAGCCGAGCAGACGGCACGCTTCCTCGACCGGTTTGCCTACCTGCCTGGCGTGACCAAGCACATCGCCAACAGCGCGGCGACTCTTCTCTTTCCCCACACCCGTCTGGACGCGGCTCGCTGCGGCACCGCCCTCCTCGGAATGTCTCCCCTCGAAGGAGTACGGCCCGAGGAATTGGATCTGCGTCCGACGCTGCGCTGGACCAGTTACATCGCGCAGTCCCGTCGGCTGCTGCCAGGCGAGAGCGTCGGATACGGCTGCGGTTTCACCGCAACGCGACGCCTCTACATGGGGGTGATCCCGGTGGGCTACGGAGACGGTTTCAGTAAACGGCTCAGTCGGTCCCACGTACTCGTCGGCGACAAGCCGGCCCCAGTCACCGGGGTGGTTGCGATGGACGCCATCGCCGTCACGCTGGACCGCCATGTACCGGCAGGCACTCCGGTCACTCTCATCGGAGACGGTCTTTCCTTCGAAGATCATGCCCGAGCGGCTGGAGTGACCAATCTGGAACTGGCCACCGGCATCTCGGCAGACCCCAGAAGGGTGAGACGCCGGACGATCCATCAAGCAGGCAGAACCCTTACAAGCGCTCAAGCCCTCTCATGA